The Mustelus asterias chromosome 23, sMusAst1.hap1.1, whole genome shotgun sequence genome window below encodes:
- the LOC144510337 gene encoding Ig heavy chain Mem5-like isoform X1, translating into MSFLRICTLFHLFQVTVSQATLSQSPPVQTLPAGSPVNLSCRIQGQAASYVHWYRQRERNDMDLVYTAFQNSRTEGRFSSEISEKAGICSLIIADSQKNDSGMYYCAIPNYQNMVQIFGNGSKLVITAGSPTIFLLTPPLDEIPAMERVPLLCLVRGVSPDSFAVRWNVSGRDTEGQSDSGTLEPDGTYTIRSYISLSVETWRSGTHCTYAVQVNSGESILIESVSSQRDSPSPTTCHLLFPGGLSAAALLLLGLVLVAGRRICRNRQKGTANSDDELTESREHKQNKETLYARLAFNEDPTL; encoded by the exons ATGAGTTTCCTCAGGATCTGTACATTGTTCCACCTCTTCCAGG ttacAGTGTCTCAGGCCACCTTGTCCCAGTCTCCGCCGGTTCAGACCCTCCCTGCCGGGAGTCCTGTTAATCTCAGTTGTCGTATCCAGGGTCAAGCTGCTAGCTATGTCCACTggtacagacagagggagagaaacgaCATGGATTTGGTTTACACAGCGTTCCAGAACAGTCGAACTGAGGGGAGGTTTTCCAGCGAGATTTCTGAAAAAGCGGGCATTTGTTCACTAATCATTGCGGATTCCCAGAAAAATGATTCTGGGATGTATTACTGTGCAATCCCCAATTATCAAAACATGGTGCAAATATTTGGAAACGGCTCCAAGTTAGTGATCACAG CCGGTTCTCCCACCATATTCCTCCTCACCCCGCCGCTGGATGAGATTCCTGCCATGGAAAGAGTCCCGTTGTTGTGTTTGGTCAGAGGCGTGTCTCCCGATTCCTTTGCCGTGCGCTGGAATGTTTCGGGGCGGGATACCGAGGGACAGTCCGATTCGGGGACGCTGGAGCCGGACGGGACCTACACCATCAGGAGTTACATCAGCCTCTCGGTGGAAACTTGGCGAAGTGGCACTCACTGTACTTATGCCGTTCAGGTCAACTCCGGTGAAAGTATTCTCATTGAAAGTGTCTCATCTCAGAGAG ATTCTCCCTCCCCGACCACCTGTCATTTACTGTTTCCTGGGGGTTTGTCGGCCGCGGCGCTTCTCCTTCTAGGATTGGTTCTTGTGGCCGGAAGAAGGATCTGCAGGAACCGGCAGAAAG GAACCGCGAACAGTGATGACGAGCTGACAGAATCCAGGGAACACAAACAGAATAAAGAG
- the LOC144510337 gene encoding Ig heavy chain Mem5-like isoform X2, which translates to MSFLRICTLFHLFQVTVSQATLSQSPPVQTLPAGSPVNLSCRIQGQAASYVHWYRQRERNDMDLVYTAFQNSRTEGRFSSEISEKAGICSLIIADSQKNDSGMYYCAIPNYQNMVQIFGNGSKLVITAGSPTIFLLTPPLDEIPAMERVPLLCLVRGVSPDSFAVRWNVSGRDTEGQSDSGTLEPDGTYTIRSYISLSVETWRSGTHCTYAVQVNSGESILIESVSSQRDSPSPTTCHLLFPGGLSAAALLLLGLVLVAGRRICRNRQKDTLRSPSLQ; encoded by the exons ATGAGTTTCCTCAGGATCTGTACATTGTTCCACCTCTTCCAGG ttacAGTGTCTCAGGCCACCTTGTCCCAGTCTCCGCCGGTTCAGACCCTCCCTGCCGGGAGTCCTGTTAATCTCAGTTGTCGTATCCAGGGTCAAGCTGCTAGCTATGTCCACTggtacagacagagggagagaaacgaCATGGATTTGGTTTACACAGCGTTCCAGAACAGTCGAACTGAGGGGAGGTTTTCCAGCGAGATTTCTGAAAAAGCGGGCATTTGTTCACTAATCATTGCGGATTCCCAGAAAAATGATTCTGGGATGTATTACTGTGCAATCCCCAATTATCAAAACATGGTGCAAATATTTGGAAACGGCTCCAAGTTAGTGATCACAG CCGGTTCTCCCACCATATTCCTCCTCACCCCGCCGCTGGATGAGATTCCTGCCATGGAAAGAGTCCCGTTGTTGTGTTTGGTCAGAGGCGTGTCTCCCGATTCCTTTGCCGTGCGCTGGAATGTTTCGGGGCGGGATACCGAGGGACAGTCCGATTCGGGGACGCTGGAGCCGGACGGGACCTACACCATCAGGAGTTACATCAGCCTCTCGGTGGAAACTTGGCGAAGTGGCACTCACTGTACTTATGCCGTTCAGGTCAACTCCGGTGAAAGTATTCTCATTGAAAGTGTCTCATCTCAGAGAG ATTCTCCCTCCCCGACCACCTGTCATTTACTGTTTCCTGGGGGTTTGTCGGCCGCGGCGCTTCTCCTTCTAGGATTGGTTCTTGTGGCCGGAAGAAGGATCTGCAGGAACCGGCAGAAAG